The window GCACACTTGAGGTTGATACATATGGAAAATGGGATATGTTAAACGATAAGGATTTCTTGAAGATGTTGGCATTCTCTCTATCTGAAGGTGGTTGGGGGGAGTTTACGTTGAGTGACGACGATGGAAAGAGCTGTGTGTTCATTGGAGCCCCTACGAAGGATGATCCGTATGGAAAGGTTGTTGTTGATTTTGTCAGGGAAGTGTGGCCTGAAAATCCATTCCGAAAAGGAAGGCTCTTCGCTTTCACGCTAGAAGAGAGGAATGGAGAGCAAGAATACAGCTATGACCATCTGGTGAGGGCTGGTAGCATTGAAGAGGCAATACAAAAGGCTGAAGACTACGCTAGTAGGTTCTATGGGGTTGAGGGTGATGATGAAGATGGAGGGTATTACTTCTTTGGTGGTTGCCTGTTTGTTAAGGTAAGGGATGTCCGGGAGATGAACGAGAGCGACTGGTGTCTTGAGATGTACCGTAAGTGCTCGATTGATTGAGGGGAATGGCATAAGTAAAGGAGGGGTGTAATGCCAAGGATGAAGAAAGTTGTAGAAGAAATCCTTACGAACCATGGGCTGATAGATAAGTTTAGAAAGGATGAGTTTTTCCATGCAAGAATTGAAAGTCCTGGGTTTATGAGACTTGTGATTGAAAGATTGGGTGGAGGACGGGTATCTGTTGCTCACTACTACGAGCAGAACGGTGACCTCATGGCGGACCCTGACATCGTGTTTGATATGATGGATCATGATTGGGTACCAGTGGAGTACACACAGCATAATCTTGGGATTTATCAAAGAGTTGTACATGATAAAGGTGGTCAGGAGTTTGTAGACATAAAATTGCAGAAAAGTATTGCAAGTTTTGCGAATGGTCTATGGGCAAAGAACTTGAAACATCAAGGCTTCGCTGATCCTAAGCAATCAGTAGTAGCGGAGAGGTTGTGAGATTATGGGAATAGAAAAGATAAGAGAGGAAATGAGGAAAGACTTTGTTGAACGGTCTGAGCTTGTTGATGGATGCCTTGTTGCTGTGTTGGCAAAACAGCACTTATTGATGATAGGTCCTCCAGGAACGGCTAAGAGTTTGCTCTGCAATGATCTCTGTCTCAGGGTGGATGGTGCCGTGTATTTCCAGTGGCTACTCACGAAGTTCAGTACACCGGAAGAGATATTTGGGCCGATTTCGCTAAGCCACCTGGAGAAGGATGAGTACAAAAGGATAACTGCAGGGAAGTTACCGGAAGCTCATATTGGGTTCTTGGACGAAGCTCTTGACTTGGATACTCCACTAGCAACGCAGGAAGGATGGAGCACGGTAGGACAGGTTAAAATAGGAGATACGATCTTCGGAGCAAATGGAAGTCTAGTCAATGTAATAGGCATGACGGAGATAGCAGCAAATAGAGACTGTTATAAAGTGACTTTACAGAATGGAGAGTCTATTGTAGCTGATGCTGGGCATAACTGGCTATGTCGAAGAGGTAGAGGTCATCATAGGGTTCCTTTCAAGGTTAGAACGACTTTGGAAATGGCAAATGAACTTAAGAAGAACGGATTCTTGCAGCTTCCACTTCCTAAGCCTGTCCAGCTACCGGAGCAAGACTTACCAATAGACCCGTATGTTTTAGGGCTATGGTTGGGTAATGGTAATTCGTGGAACGGTGAAATTTTAATGCGGAGAGAGTGGGCCGATGCTGCTCTAGCAGAGATACGGAAGTCACTGCCAAAGGCAAGAATAGTTGAAAGGGCAAATTGTTCCAAACAGTTGAGAACTATTTCCGTGGGAGATACTGGCTTACGATCCAAATTGGGAGATGCAGGATTGCTGCTTTCCAGAAGTGTTTACAGGGGGAGTGGCAAGAGCGTCCCGTTGGTATATTTACGTAGCTCGCTTGGTCAGCGCTTGCGATTAGTACAGGGGTTAATGGATACGGATGGATATATGCAAAAGGGAGGAACATGTACGTTTAGCAATACGAATGAGAACATCGTTGACGGCATAGTTGAACTGCTTAATAGCTTAGGAATCAGGTGTTCAAAAAGGCTAACCAACGATAAAAGGGTAGGAGCTAAAGGGCGGCATAAGAGATGTTGGAAGGTAAATTTTAGGGCAACGCCGGGTATGCCTCCGTTTCTGGCTAGGAAAGTTTATATTCCCCCTTTGAAACAGCGACGCCATATCAGAGTTGTGTCTGTCAAAAAGGTAAAGTCACGTCCGGTAAGATGTATTGCGGTTGACTCAAAGGATCATCTGTTTTTGGCTGGCAGAGTGATGGTGGTTACGCATAACTGTTTCAAGGCAAACTCGGCCATCCTGAATAGCTTACTGAGCATCGTAAACGAGCGTGTTTACCACAACGACTCGAAGCCAATGCCTGTTCCACTGTTCTCGTTGTTTGGTGCTAGCAACGAGTTACCCCATGGAGAGGAGCTTGGAGCACTGTACGATAGGTTTCTGCTTCGGTATGAGGTTGGATACATAGGAGAGGATTCAGGCTTCAAGGAGATGCTGCTGTTGGAAGAAAGACCTACGAAGGAGATGATGAGCCTTCAGGAGTTGGAAAAACTACAGGCCGAGGTTGTGAAAGTTGAAATCCATGATGATTTGATTGAAATGGTTATCAAGCTACGTGGTGAATTGAAGAAGGAAGGTATCATCGTATCCGATCGTAGGTGGAAGCATAGCCTGACATGTCTTCAGGCGTTTGCACTGTTGAATGGGCGTAGCAAGGTTGTTGAAGAGGACCTTGAAATTCTACATCACATTCTGTGGTCGTACCCTGAACAGAAAAAGGTTGTAACCAGGATTGTTAACTCGATTGCAAATCCGTTGAACCAGAGAGCAATGGAAATATTGGACCAGGCTACCGAAATCTACAACGATGCAGTGGTTAATGGCACAACAGAGCTTGGGATCGAGGCAAATGCAAAACTGAAGAAACTAAGAGCTGAGATCGATAGTCTGATTAAGAACGCAACTGGTGGTATGACAAAGGCTGAAGAAGTACGAGAGAAGGTGAAGGAGTTCAACAAGGTCATAGTCCAGAAGTGCCTCGGTCTCGAATAGAAAAAAAGAGGCTGTAGGTTTGTTGGAGAAGATGATGGATAAAAATAATGGAGAGTTTGTAATCAGAAATGATGCTTACGATAGGCTGTCCTTTGGTTCGATTAAGGAAGAGTCGAAAGAGTTGAAACGGCTTGAAGAGGATGGTAGTGCGTTCTTTTCGACGTTCAGCCCACTCATGCAGGATTTCTACTCTGCGCTGTACAAGATAACACCACGGATGTCTGAGGAACTGTTTCCCGCATACGAGCTGAATAGGGTGCTGCTTGAGGAAGCCATGGGAACGCAAGAGTTTAGGAACCTAAAAGAATTTACGAAGCTTGATGATTTTAATTCTGCTATGGGGGTGCTAAGCGTTGGAGGCAAGGTGTTGTCGCAACTTCCCGAAGATGTCACTGATGAAACAAATATGATGATGAAAGCTCAGAGGTTTCTTGAAGGTATGATGACAGAAGTTGATAGCTTGGATGACCTATCAAGTCAGGCTAAAGGCAAGAAAAAGCAGAAGTACCATGGAATGATTGAAAACTTGAATAAGCAGATTAATGAGGTAGAAGCCTTAGTAAGAAATCATGGAGAGAAAATTGAAAAGTTACTCGATGGCAAAAAGGACGATATTAGACGAATAATGAGAAAGGTGTGTCAGGAAGCTATGAATGACGTGCAGGAGACATCTGAGTTCCTGGACACATGGGGGTCTGAGCCGGGTAAGCCTTGCCTGTTACCTGTTGACCAGAAGCTCGAATTGGGCAGGGAGATTATGAGATCGAATAAGCTGAAACAGATTGCGAAGATAGCTGGACGATTTCAGAGGATTGCTTTGCATAAGCAGGCTACGAAGACGAAGCATGGAGTTGATGAGATAGTTGAGCTTGAAATTGGGAATGATCTTGGAAGAATTGTTCCTTCTGAACTGGTAAGGCTTGCCCACCCTATTCTTAAGATGGACTTCATGAGGAAGTACCACGAACGACAGCTCTTGCAGTACCGAATGGAAGGAGTTGAAAAGAAAGGAAGAGGTCCGATAGTCTTCTGTTGTGATAGCAGTGGTTCTATGGAAGGAGCGAATGAGATATGGAGCAAGGCTGTTATGCTAGGGCTTTTGACTATTGCTCGCAAGGAAAAACGTAATATGGCTGTTATCCATTTTGGAAACAAGGATCAGATTAAGACGTTCGAGTTTGTTAATGGACAGACTGACCCACATATTGTTGTTGAAGCTGCATCGTGGTTTTTCGGTGGTGGTACTGATTTTGAAGCTCCGCTTCATAAATCGATGGACTTGATCAGTCAATCTGAATGGAACAAGGCTGATATCGTATTCTGTACTGATGGTGAATGTGGTGTTAGCGAAGAGTTTCTTGCCGAGTATCTGGAGATTAAGAAAAGCAAGGAGTTTAAGTGCTTCTCGATTTTGCTCAATGTCGGTATTAACCCGAATAGCGATTACACACTGAAGTTGTTCTCTGATGATGTTGCGACACTGACGGATTTGTCAAGGGATGGTGAAGCAATTGATCTGGCGTTCACAATATAATAAACCACAATAGAGGAGGTAACAAGATGGAGAAAAGATTTGAGCTAGAAAAGGTAAAAGGGCAGTATCAAAATTTCCCAAAGATTGGTGACATAGTCTGGTGGTCGTTAAGTAACATAAAGGTTAGGAGAGATGATATTGAGAATATGTTCAGGCAGGTTGGCCTCGGGGAAAACTACTTGCCGGCGGTAATAACGAATGATTCCGCTTACAGGAAGGCAATCAAGTACAATCGAAAAGTATCTGATCCGCAGCTTCTCAGGTTGATCTTGGACGATAGTGACATAATCGTCCACGGCATTGTCAACGAAAAGGCCGATATGGAAAACATGAACCTCGACTATGCGCTTGAGGCAAGGGTGTCTCTGGACAAAGGAACTGGAGTATTCCACAGTACGACTGAGACAGATAAAACCAAGAAGATCCATGAAGACTATGACTTTTACATGCTGTATTACACAACGGATGATGTCAGGAGTATAGTCGTCCGGGTGATAAGGAGCCTGAACCCAACAGTAATCCGGGAAGGCGGTGGTGTCTACTTTGTGCCTGTTACGTATGAGGATACCGTCAAGAAACTTGAGCAGTTGATCCCAATGATGTCGTGGTCTTCTGTCGTGTATTCGCTCCCTATTATTGACACGGAGAAGACAAGGAAGAACATCTTTGCGGTTTATACGACCCAAGTTGAGAAGGAGATAGAAAGAGTTGTAGCTGAACTTGAAGGGTTCGATAACCCCACTGTTGATGTATTGAAAAACAGGGTTGAGAAATTTAATGCTATTCGTTTAAAGGCGGAAATGTACGAGGATCTGATAAAGATGTCAGCAGATGGGATTAGGTCCAGAATAGATTCGGCTGTTGATGCTGTGACGAAAATAATGTTGGGAACAAAAGGCGATGCGGAGCAATGTAGTCTCAGTATTGGCAACGTTGCAGGAGGAGCACTATGACACTAGCCGAGATGGGGGAAAAGATACTTGCTAGCGATCTGGATGATGAAACGAAAGCTGAGTTGCTTGAGGTGTTGTGTGAGTATTCACGAAGGGCAAAGGAAGAATGGCATGGGTATGACGATAATTGTACATGCAAGGCGTGTCAGGCTGAACAGACTGGACCATAGGGTTTTCTTACCGATGAAAATTCCTGACTCTAAATGACAAAACAAAGGAAAAACAGGAGGGTAAACTCTTACCCCCTACCCTACCATTCCCCCAACTTTGCAAACGGTTTGCAGCTAAAATAATTTGACATTGGATAGAATGAAAATAAGTTAAGGAAAACGAGGTGATAGATGAAAATTAAAATTGGAAGAAAGGAATTAAAAGGCAAATTGCCTATGCTTAAAAAGGTAGCTGGTAGTAAAGCATCGCTGTCTATCCTTACGCATAGTCTTCTTGAGGTTAAAGATGATGGCATATTCATTATTGCGACAAACCTTGAAACAGGTATGTGCATAAAGTTAAGAAATGTTGAGGTGCATGAAAAAGGACAGGTAGTTTTAGATCATGCTATGTTATTGAAAATCGCTACAAACGTTAATAGTGAATATCTTGAAGTCGAAACAGGTGATGACTGTGCTCATGTTCATGCCGGGACATATAAGGCTAAGATGCCTATAAACTTTACACCTGAGGACTTTCCGAAAATGCCTGATATGCCAGAAGATTGCATGAAACCTATACTGAAAAGTGAGTTTCTAGAGGCAGTCGGGAAGGTCATGCATGCACTTCCTTCAGATGCATACTACGCTAATGTTAGGTTTAATGGTGTTTATGTTGGTAAGGATGTGGTTGCTATGGATGGTCATAGAATGGCAGTGGTTAGAAAGGATTTTGGTTTGGGAAATATTCTTGTTCCCAAAGACTTTATGGATAATCTCCAGTGGTTAGAAGACGAGGAAGGCGATGAGATAAAAGTTACAGTTAATAAAGGTACGATAGTTTTTGAGTGTGGTGACATTATATTGTTTGGAAGATTGATAGAGGGGGAATACCCTGATTATGAAAGCATTGTCTCAGATGAAACTACGAAAACCGTAGTTTTTGAGAGAAGAGAACTGGCAAGAACTATAAAAATGTTAAAGGCTGTAGGATCGTTCAGCAGGATCGTGATTGAGTTTGGAGATGGTGATATGGGTAGCGTTAATATAAGGTCATTTGATAATTCTGGCGTAGGAACAAATGAAATCCCTGTCACATATATTGGCAATGAATCGTTGGCGATAGCGTTCAACGGCAAGTATCTTCTGGATATGCTTAATGTTGGAAATGGAAAGGAAGAGTTTGTTGTAAAGATGAGCGATAATAGGTCTGTTGTCATCGTTGAGGAAGAAGATGCAGTATTTTGCATAATGCCTATGTCTCTGTAAGAATAATTGGAGAATAAAATGGAGATTCAAATAAAAGAGGGAATGAAAATAACCAAACCTCAAAAAGTAGCAAAAGTACTTCAATTGATTTTAAACGGAGAGAACGATTTAGATCAAGACAAGGAACACTTTTGGGTAGTAGGGCTCACTGCAGCTAGCTGCATTAAATATGTCGAATTGGTAACTCTTGGCATATTAAACCAAAGCGTAGTACATCCTCGGGAAATTTTTAGAATGGCGATCCTCAAAAGTGTTGTTGCACTAATTGTTGGACATAACCATCCATCAGGAAAAGTAGCTCCATCTGATACTGATAAACGTATAACAGAGGTGATAGCGTCTGCTGGTGATATAATTGGTATTAAGCTGGTAGATCACATAATAATTGGCAATAACACAAAAAGATATTACTCGTTTAAGGAGGATGGTTTTGAAGATAATAGGCAGACATAAATGTGTAGCAGGAGCCACTATCACAGAAAGCTATGATGAAAAAAGAGAAGGATACAAGGACATATTATATAGACGTTTCACTGCCACTATACGAGGCTGGCAAAACTGGAAACTTTTCGAGGGGTATATAGAAGAAGATACCTTTGAAAAAGTAGTAAATAAGGCAATAGAAATTCGAGTTCGTATAGATAGCGGAGATGAAACCGTTTTTGAACACAAGGGATTTTGGCTATAAGCAGGAAAGTGAAGGAGGTTAGGATAGCTATGGATATTTATGACTTGGATCACAACAAGATGGTTGTTCACGCTCCAACAACGGACGTTCTTGACATGCTTCACGCACGTGCCTACAAGAGGACTGTCTTCTGCCTGGATATGGATGACGTTGAATGGCTAAAGGAAGAACATGAAAGTGCCGATGGAATGACAAAGGGGCAAATTGATCTGATCCTGAAGGCTCTTGAGGGGATAAATGATGGTTTTGCGTTTCTTAACCTGATGGTTGAATGATTATGATGGACAGAACCAAGAACAATATGGTTTGCTATGAGAAAGGAAATAACCCATGATAAATGATACTTTTTATCCTACTCCAAGACCATTAATAGAAAAGATGGTAGGCAAAATAACACGAAAAAGCGGATTAATGATCCTCGAACCTAGTGCCGGAAAAGGGGATATTGTTGAATATTTACAAAACAACTGGGATTATAGGGGTATTCAAATTGACGCTATAGAGATAGATGAGACCCTACGAGCTACATTGTGGGGGAAATATATTAATGTAGTTGATAGTGATTTTCTTAACTTTGTTGGGCTAGATAAATACGATGTAATAATAGCAAATCCTCCCTTTGATGAAGGGGATAAACATTTACTCAAAGCTATTGAGATAATGTATTGTGGGGAGATAATTTTTCTCTTGAATGCAGAAACCATTAAAAACCCATATACAAATACTAGAAAAGAACTTGTAAAGCAGTTAAATAAATTAGGGGCAGAGATTGAATATATCCAAAATGGTTTTATGGACGCAGAGAAAAAAACCGGTGTTGAGGTAGCTTTGGTTTATATCAAGATAGTAAAGAGTGTTGAAGAAGATTTATTTGAGGGAGCAAATGATAAAGCCAAGGATACGCAAGAAACGATAGAGACCCCTTATGAAATAGCAACGCTGAACAATATACAAAACATGGTGGATGATTTCAACAGAGTTGTTTCCGTGGGAAGTGAAACCCTGATTAACTACTACAAAAACTACAAACACATATCGAAGTTCATAAAGTTAGCCAGCAAAGATGGAAAATGCCAGGAATACTATAATGATGAAACCTTAACTCAGATCATGCAAGACAAGCTAAATGTTTTTTTAAGAGAGGTAAGAAAGTCGTATTGGGAAGAGGTGTTAAATCTCGACGTAATTAAAAATAGACTGACCAGAGCAAAAAGAGATATTTTTTATCATCAGTTAAAGGCTCGGTCTTATATGGATTTTACAGAAAACAATATTAGGACTTTTGTCCTCAATATAATTAATGGATTTGGGAAGACCCTCACAGAGGCAGTTGTCGAGCTATTTGACATGATGACAATAAAGCATTCATGGGATAAGAATAAACTTTACGAAGAAAACATCCATTATTTTAATGGATGGCAAACCAATAAAGCCTTTTATGTAAATCAGAAAGTCATTTTGCCCTATTTCTATTTTTGGGACAATATATTCAATAAGTGGAGAATGGGCTATGATACAGAGCGAAAGTTAAGTGATATTGATGTGGTTATGAATTATTTTGATGGTATGAATA of the Thermodesulfobacteriota bacterium genome contains:
- a CDS encoding AAA family ATPase; amino-acid sequence: MGIEKIREEMRKDFVERSELVDGCLVAVLAKQHLLMIGPPGTAKSLLCNDLCLRVDGAVYFQWLLTKFSTPEEIFGPISLSHLEKDEYKRITAGKLPEAHIGFLDEALDLDTPLATQEGWSTVGQVKIGDTIFGANGSLVNVIGMTEIAANRDCYKVTLQNGESIVADAGHNWLCRRGRGHHRVPFKVRTTLEMANELKKNGFLQLPLPKPVQLPEQDLPIDPYVLGLWLGNGNSWNGEILMRREWADAALAEIRKSLPKARIVERANCSKQLRTISVGDTGLRSKLGDAGLLLSRSVYRGSGKSVPLVYLRSSLGQRLRLVQGLMDTDGYMQKGGTCTFSNTNENIVDGIVELLNSLGIRCSKRLTNDKRVGAKGRHKRCWKVNFRATPGMPPFLARKVYIPPLKQRRHIRVVSVKKVKSRPVRCIAVDSKDHLFLAGRVMVVTHNCFKANSAILNSLLSIVNERVYHNDSKPMPVPLFSLFGASNELPHGEELGALYDRFLLRYEVGYIGEDSGFKEMLLLEERPTKEMMSLQELEKLQAEVVKVEIHDDLIEMVIKLRGELKKEGIIVSDRRWKHSLTCLQAFALLNGRSKVVEEDLEILHHILWSYPEQKKVVTRIVNSIANPLNQRAMEILDQATEIYNDAVVNGTTELGIEANAKLKKLRAEIDSLIKNATGGMTKAEEVREKVKEFNKVIVQKCLGLE
- a CDS encoding VWA domain-containing protein, whose protein sequence is MLEKMMDKNNGEFVIRNDAYDRLSFGSIKEESKELKRLEEDGSAFFSTFSPLMQDFYSALYKITPRMSEELFPAYELNRVLLEEAMGTQEFRNLKEFTKLDDFNSAMGVLSVGGKVLSQLPEDVTDETNMMMKAQRFLEGMMTEVDSLDDLSSQAKGKKKQKYHGMIENLNKQINEVEALVRNHGEKIEKLLDGKKDDIRRIMRKVCQEAMNDVQETSEFLDTWGSEPGKPCLLPVDQKLELGREIMRSNKLKQIAKIAGRFQRIALHKQATKTKHGVDEIVELEIGNDLGRIVPSELVRLAHPILKMDFMRKYHERQLLQYRMEGVEKKGRGPIVFCCDSSGSMEGANEIWSKAVMLGLLTIARKEKRNMAVIHFGNKDQIKTFEFVNGQTDPHIVVEAASWFFGGGTDFEAPLHKSMDLISQSEWNKADIVFCTDGECGVSEEFLAEYLEIKKSKEFKCFSILLNVGINPNSDYTLKLFSDDVATLTDLSRDGEAIDLAFTI
- a CDS encoding DUF6744 family protein, translating into MEKRFELEKVKGQYQNFPKIGDIVWWSLSNIKVRRDDIENMFRQVGLGENYLPAVITNDSAYRKAIKYNRKVSDPQLLRLILDDSDIIVHGIVNEKADMENMNLDYALEARVSLDKGTGVFHSTTETDKTKKIHEDYDFYMLYYTTDDVRSIVVRVIRSLNPTVIREGGGVYFVPVTYEDTVKKLEQLIPMMSWSSVVYSLPIIDTEKTRKNIFAVYTTQVEKEIERVVAELEGFDNPTVDVLKNRVEKFNAIRLKAEMYEDLIKMSADGIRSRIDSAVDAVTKIMLGTKGDAEQCSLSIGNVAGGAL
- the dnaN gene encoding DNA polymerase III subunit beta, coding for MKIKIGRKELKGKLPMLKKVAGSKASLSILTHSLLEVKDDGIFIIATNLETGMCIKLRNVEVHEKGQVVLDHAMLLKIATNVNSEYLEVETGDDCAHVHAGTYKAKMPINFTPEDFPKMPDMPEDCMKPILKSEFLEAVGKVMHALPSDAYYANVRFNGVYVGKDVVAMDGHRMAVVRKDFGLGNILVPKDFMDNLQWLEDEEGDEIKVTVNKGTIVFECGDIILFGRLIEGEYPDYESIVSDETTKTVVFERRELARTIKMLKAVGSFSRIVIEFGDGDMGSVNIRSFDNSGVGTNEIPVTYIGNESLAIAFNGKYLLDMLNVGNGKEEFVVKMSDNRSVVIVEEEDAVFCIMPMSL
- a CDS encoding JAB domain-containing protein, whose translation is MEIQIKEGMKITKPQKVAKVLQLILNGENDLDQDKEHFWVVGLTAASCIKYVELVTLGILNQSVVHPREIFRMAILKSVVALIVGHNHPSGKVAPSDTDKRITEVIASAGDIIGIKLVDHIIIGNNTKRYYSFKEDGFEDNRQT
- a CDS encoding DUF4942 domain-containing protein; this encodes MINDTFYPTPRPLIEKMVGKITRKSGLMILEPSAGKGDIVEYLQNNWDYRGIQIDAIEIDETLRATLWGKYINVVDSDFLNFVGLDKYDVIIANPPFDEGDKHLLKAIEIMYCGEIIFLLNAETIKNPYTNTRKELVKQLNKLGAEIEYIQNGFMDAEKKTGVEVALVYIKIVKSVEEDLFEGANDKAKDTQETIETPYEIATLNNIQNMVDDFNRVVSVGSETLINYYKNYKHISKFIKLASKDGKCQEYYNDETLTQIMQDKLNVFLREVRKSYWEEVLNLDVIKNRLTRAKRDIFYHQLKARSYMDFTENNIRTFVLNIINGFGKTLTEAVVELFDMMTIKHSWDKNKLYEENIHYFNGWQTNKAFYVNQKVILPYFYFWDNIFNKWRMGYDTERKLSDIDVVMNYFDGMNNRYLSIAQALRGAFDRGQTKKVLSTYFEITVYKKGTIHLVFRNEGMRRRFNITACKGKHWLPADYGVKPFEQLPAPEQEIVMSFEGKETYDKNVGDCFYIPTIESNLLTI